AGAaaagggagctgggcagggacaaATGGGTCAAGGGACATTTTTATCCACTGCCCTTTCAGGAGTCACAGAAAAGTGTCTCTAAACCTGGGATGCAGCCACAGGCTGTGACCTCTCTACAGTCTTGGAGGAAGGGTCTTGGGCTGTGGTCTTGAGTAAGCCAGGGGTTTGCCACCAGGCTGGTAAAGTCAAGCTCCCTGTGATGTCCTTGCAGCAGGGTCCACTTGTTCTGCCTCCCCCCTCACCAGGTATCATCACTGGGAGTCACCACCTTCAGCCTCTGTGCCCTGGGCATCGACAGGTTCCACGCAGCCACCAGCCCCCAGGCCACTGCCCGGCCCATCGAGCAGTGCCAGTCCATCATCGCCAAGCTGGCTGTCATATGGGTGGGCTCCATGACGCTATCAGTGCCAGAGATCCTTCTCTGGCAGCTGACCCAGGATACGTCACCCGTGTCCGGCATGATGACGGAGTATTGCACCATGAAGCCCTCGTCCAACCTGCCCGAGTCTGTCTACTCACTGGTGCTCACCTACCAAAATGCTCGGATGTGGTGGTACTTTGGTTGCTACTTCTGCTTGCCCATCCTCTTCACCGTGAGCTGCCAGCTAGTGACCCGGAGGATCAGCGGCACTGAGAAGAAGACTGAGTGCCGAGGTACCAAGCACAGCCAGTGCGAGAGTCACTTGAACTGTACCATCATTGGGCTGACCATCATCTACGGGCTCTGCACCACCCCTGAGAATGTCTGCAACATTGTGGTGGCCTACATGTCCCCTGACATGTCCAAGCAGACCCTGGACCTGCTCAGCCTCATCAACcagttctttctgttcttcaagTGCTCGGTGACGCCCGtcctgctcctgtgcctctgCAGACCCCTGGGCCAGGCCTTCAtggactgctgctgctgctgctgtgagggCTGCAGCCCCGACACCACCTCCAGTGAGGGCAGCGCCGACAGCAAGCTCAAAACTGAGATGTCCTCCTCCATCTTCTTTGACAAGCCCCGGGAgtcccctccacccctcctGGCCCTCGGCACACCTTGCTAAGTGCCaccagggagctgtagagatCATTCCACCGCCTCCTCCCAAGACCAAACATTGTTTTGCCATTAGTGCCCGTGTCTGGACGTGGAGCAAGCAGAAGAGACAGCTGCGCCATGGGCTTCAGACCCCATGTTGGGCAAGTGGGGCTTGATACCCCCGTCCCTGTGGCTACATTGGCAGCTTTCTTGCCTCTGCCCAAAGGCCAGCAAGGACATGAGCACCTTCCCATCCTGGCTGCCTGGCCAGGCTCGGAGGGGTTGCTGCTCTGGAGTTGGAGTTGTGCCAGAAAGGTCCCATCTGAAACTACGGAGGGTTTCCATGGCGGCTTGCAGAGGACACAGCAAACACGAACTGCCCTCGTCCTGTCCCATTCCCTTCTGCCAGCCCCCTCCACAGTAGGAGAAGGTGCCAGTGACTATATCCCACTGGATCAAGCAATGCCCTGTAAGAGCTCAATAAACCAGTAATCTAGAGCACATCTCACATGTACCCATCCAGCACCACCAAGCAGTGCCCTGGGGAGACAGCACTTCGGGCCTGCAAAGCTCTTCCCTAAAACCTGGGGACTCTGGGGTGGGCATGGGCAGCTGGGGGTGATGAGGACATGAAAGAAGCTGTGCCAGGTCAGGCAGCACCTaagggagatggggaaaggcccccagcctctcttcccccctccctctggGGTGATGCTGAGTGAGCCAGAGGCAAGCCAGCCCCCCTGGGAGGGTCCCCTCCAAAGCACTGGGTTTGGAAACTGGTCCCAGCAAAGTccagccagcccagcactgggctgaGATGCTCTGCAGTCTGCAAAGCAGCCGGTTCCTCACCTACACCACGCGGGActgaggtgctgctgctgcacaggccATGCGGGACCCACTCCCCTCAGCATCCCTTTGGAGGCCGACGGGGTGAGTGCATCTCATCCAAGCACCCCCTTGCAGAGCTCCCACCCTTCATCCACCTGCCCATTGCAGGGACAAAATTGTCCCAGGGCGTCAAAGTTTCCAAGcccctcctccacctcctgcccAAGGCTCCTGCACCCAGGGGGAGCCTAGGGGAGCAGCTGGGCGGTGGGATCCAGCGGAGGGCAGGCTGGCTACACCAgcccagtccaccagagctgTTAAAGCTCCTTGTCCTGCCGCTGgcacccgccccagcccacgaAATGCCAGGGCAAGGGAGACGGTTGCTACGGCCGGGTGAATGCGAGGGGCTCACTGCAGGCTTTGTGCAGCATCGACACCCACCGGGCTTTGCTTTCACAGCCCTGTTTCCAGGGAAACAAAAGCCCCAGTTTTCTTCCTTGAGCACAAAACtgggtttttcctttcctcccccctAGCCCGCGCTGGGCCTCAGTTTGGGAGTGGCCGAGGAGAAGAGGGGGGTCTCATCCTGGCACAGGGATGGAAGGCggggagcagagcccaggctgcccaccATGTCCTCACCCCCTTGCATCCCCACAGGGCGAGTGGGGTCTCTGTGAGGGCTCAGGGGCGGTGGGAGGAAGGGAGCCGGGGCAGCTCATGCGCTTGATCTGTGCTGCTCCGTCCTGTGCCCGGGCCAAGGGCGAACAAAGCCGAGCTTGTTGCTGTGGCCCCGTGGGGCTGGATGCGTGGGGGGGGCGAGCCGGGAGGGGGGTAGGGAGGGCGCAGGCAGCACCATCACCAAGGGCTGCAGGCAACACATAGTCCCATGGCAAGCAGAGCACCCCcgtgggctgggctgagctccagccctggcacccaggTAAACCCTGGTGGGGGTCAGTCTGGCCGGCCCCCAGAGGACACGGGGCAGGGgtgcccctgcctgcagtggCCACAGCCTCCATGTGGGTCGGCGCAGGCAAGGGGGCAAACCGTGCTGCAACCCCACTCCAAACCCAGCATCGAAGCagggccctgctgcagccctgggacatGATGTGGGGGCAGAGGAAggtccagcagcagcaatggccCTAGCCAGAGCTCTCCGAGCTTGTCTTCGCATCAAGGCCAAGAAAACGAGGAATCTGGAACCATCAGAGTTGGCTCCAGCACCCCTTGGGTGAGCATGACCACACAGGTGTCCAGTGCCACCTGGGGGACAGAGACCCTCACCCACAGCACTGAGGAGGGACAGACAGCAGCGACAGCACGGCAGTAACATGACTGCAACACCCCCCAACGCAAAATTGTTAATTTATTAGGAGGCAAAAAAATTGTACAGTTACAAGAATCATTTCTCAACAGAGGTCAAAACTGAGCCAAaatatctcttaaaaaaaaaaaaaagaaaaggaggggagggggggggctgagggctgACAACACTTTACAATtcattgaattaaaaaaaaaaaaaaaaaaaaaaaaaaaaggaaacctctCTTTGTGCAATTCTGCAAAAACGagaacagaagagaaacccctgaCCTCACCGCCCCAGAGCCGAGTAAAGGGCCGGGAAAggggccccgcagccccctgtCCCTGGGCCACCGCAaccctctccccctgccccaaccTGGGGACAGATCAGCCACCTGCCCGCTGTGCTGCTGACCTGACCCTACCACACACCCACCCTCCCGCTGCCAGCGTCTCCCCCCGGTGCAGCCAagtccccagcctgcccccagACAACCTGGTGACACACTcaggctgtgcctgcagagACCCAACAACTCATCACACAGCACAGATGGGAACAGCCTTCCTGACCACCGCAACATTTCCTCTCGCCTTTTCCCCACCTGTGGATAAGGACCCAAccgtgcccccccccagccccactgccccctgcccccctgcctctGCATCCCCCCGCAGCCAGGGCAGTggaggcagcagccagtgcggggagcggggcaggcagagcacccctggctctggtgggcagccGTGTGCACACAGGGGCTCTCAGCCTCGTGCGCAGCTCCAGGTGGCTCCATgcgtgtgtgtccccccccccggcaTACCCACACGATGTCCTCGGCCAGGAcaaagccagcagctcccagccggGCACAGGCGATGCTTTTTGGCACGTGGGGAACCAGCGTGGCTGCCCCGAGAAGCTGCGTGGGGTTGAGCTacctctgggggcagctgggccagggaggaggcagaagccAGCCCCCTGCTTCCCCCATGGGTGCTGCCACATCACCGGGCCCTCCCTGCACTAGCACCAGCCCTGCGGATCACCACCCCAGCACGGGactgggcagcagagcagaatttggcccaAGCACAGGGGCTGGGGCGGGAACATGGGAACAAGGGAAGCCGGGTGGCGAGTAGGGGCTGGGGCGCAGTGACACGGCAGCCAGAGGCAATGGTGGGGAGGCTGACTGCAGCGGGTTGCGATTAGTCCCTGTCCCCCTGGAGGGCCGAGGAGTCTGGGGGGCAGCATCACCTGCCC
The window above is part of the Falco biarmicus isolate bFalBia1 chromosome 16, bFalBia1.pri, whole genome shotgun sequence genome. Proteins encoded here:
- the GPR37L1 gene encoding G-protein coupled receptor 37-like 1 is translated as MPPPPLLVLLLLLAPGAAAMRGRAGQPGEGSTHHGHGADGGRTPPMISRDSPGVQVMKERLRRGTEEDSKSVQQYVPGVRVEFPRPLNAASLHPTKALLPSSTDPSRQQQGVPTDGEGAEPRANLTTVSDKRLQIQNPLYPVTENSYSAYAVMFLSLIVFAVGIIGNLSVMCIVWHNYYMKSAWNSILASLAFWDFLILFFCLPVVIFNEITKKRLLGDMSCRVVPFMEVSSLGVTTFSLCALGIDRFHAATSPQATARPIEQCQSIIAKLAVIWVGSMTLSVPEILLWQLTQDTSPVSGMMTEYCTMKPSSNLPESVYSLVLTYQNARMWWYFGCYFCLPILFTVSCQLVTRRISGTEKKTECRGTKHSQCESHLNCTIIGLTIIYGLCTTPENVCNIVVAYMSPDMSKQTLDLLSLINQFFLFFKCSVTPVLLLCLCRPLGQAFMDCCCCCCEGCSPDTTSSEGSADSKLKTEMSSSIFFDKPRESPPPLLALGTPC